A single region of the Ascaphus truei isolate aAscTru1 chromosome 6, aAscTru1.hap1, whole genome shotgun sequence genome encodes:
- the LOC142497966 gene encoding uncharacterized protein LOC142497966 — MADTQPPAGTQPPADTQPPAGTQPPAGTQPPADTQPPADGSSGPPDSLNISIAIIGPQGSGKSTLIQALRGHTEHSGPRSLDSYFRGEEGPSEVPNHPYPPLPNVTLCEYPAYKPCDSPSLYLGGIKQDALQCLVLTVGESVSDADLQLLGVLRHSGKPHFVVQTHTDLTLHTEKRRQGKGYWRGRTLQEMRARLAERLQGGTAFLVSGLEPAKFDFPRMVDYLEGEILQWKRSVSDLPDPQCQELVAVFQAPCDQGGLAELPPFLSGLLDCPPPVPAVVGVTGSNKEDVLRALSEPISGLLLRPLPGPGTSPPDQYLQNLLLEPCDVYLILGYGLDPNARTALVEALVAAGKHCMLIGGAGEQGNGEDARGQIEAGKGANHAGIDLPGLKVALENGAPQMVRERLLHSLPSIISQLVRRERRRLMMGVYDLCHNACTMASAGHGPQALSLLLSSLSSFRARYGLDDDSLERTAQVTGCPAEDLRAEVSSPLARGPSVEQLQQMACPPLPFSALVWSYVPRWGGEETASPGLCPQRTHRLLVEGVWGMAEDAERVLLRGCAKQKGGREGPMTCHWPCV, encoded by the exons ATGGCAGACACGCAGCCCCCTGCAGGCACGCAGCCCCCTGCAGACACGCAGCCCCCTGCAGGCACGCAGCCCCCTGCAGGCACGCAGCCCCCTGCAGACACGCAGCCCCCTGCAGACGGATCCTCCGGACCCCCAGACTCCCTGAATATCAGCATCGCTATCATTGGCCCCCAGGGCTCCGGGAAGAGCACCCTGATCCAAGCCCTGAGGGGCCACACAGAGCACTCCGGCCCTAGGTCCCTGGACTCATACTTCAGGGGCGAGGAGGGACCCTCTGAGGTCCCCAACCATCCCTACCCCCCTCTGCCCAACGTGACCCTCTGTGAGTACCCTGCGTACAAGCCATgtgactccccctctctctacctggGGGGCATTAAGCAGGACGCCCTGCAGTGCCTGGTGCTGActgtgggggagtctgtgtctgaCGCTGATCTGCAGCTTCTGGGGGTCCTCAGACACTCGGGGAAGCCCCACTTTGTGGTGCAGACTCACACTGACCTCACGCTTCACACAGAGAAGCGTCGGCAGGGGAAGGGTTACTGGAGAGGGCGCACCCTGCAGGAGATGAGGGCGAGGCTGGCAGAGCGGCTGCAGGGGGGCACCGCGTTCCTGGTGTCCGGGCTGGAGCCCGCCAAGTTTGACTTTCCCAGGATGGTGGATTATCTGGAGGGAGAGATCCTTCAGTGGAAGAG GTCGGTCAGTGACCTCCCTGACCCCCAGTGCCAGGAGCTGGTCGCTGTTTTCCAGGCGCCCTGTGATCAGGGGGGGCTGGCAGAGTTGCCCCCTTTCCTCAGCGGTCTCCTGGACTGCCCTCCTCCTGTGCCCGCTGTGGTTGGCGTGACGGGCAGCAATAAAGAAGATGTTCTCCGCGCCCTCTCCGAGCCCATCTCCGGCCTGCTCCTGAGACCCCTCCCCGGGCCGGGGACCTCCCCTCCGGATCAGTACCTGCAGAACCTGCTACTGGAGCCCTGCGACGTGTACCTCATTTTGGGCTACGGGTTGGACCCCAACGCCCGCACGGCACTAGTGGAGGCCTTGGTAGCAGCTGGCAAACACTGCATGCTGATAGGTGGAGCAGGAGAGCAGGGCAACGGGGAGGATGCCAGGGGGCAGATAGAGGCAGGGAAGGGGGCAAACCATGCAGGCATTGACTTGCCGGGGCTAAAGGTGGCATTAGAGAATGGAGCCCCccagatggtgagagagaggttgctgcactccctcccctccatcaTCTCACAGCTGGTGAGGAGAGAGCGCCGGAGGCTTATGATGGGGGTGTATGATCTTTGCCACAACGCCTGCACCATGGCGTCGGCAGGGCACGGCCCGCAGGCGCTGTCCTTGCTgctctcctcgctctcctccTTCCGCGCCCGCTACGGCCTGGACGATGACTCCTTGGAGCGCACGGCTCAGGTGACCGGCTGCCCCGCTGAGGATCTGCGCGCTGAGGTCAGCAGCCCCCTGGCGCGGGGCCCGAGCGTCGAGCAGCTGCAGCAGATGGCGTGCCCGCCTCTCCCCTTCTCGGCGCTGGTCTGGAGCTACGTCCcgcgctgggggggagaggagacggcgagCCCCGGCCTCTGCCCGCAACGCACCCACAGGCTGCTGGTGGAGGGTGTTTGGGGGATGGCAGAGGACGCGGAGAGAGTGCTGCTCCGGGGGTGCGCCAAGCaaaaggggggcagggagggaccgATGACCTGTCACTGGCCCTGTGTGTGA